A region of Nostoc sp. 'Peltigera membranacea cyanobiont' N6 DNA encodes the following proteins:
- a CDS encoding serine hydrolase yields MKLRWLLLSFTSILLLSSPAKANPNTNQVGNVNDWSANQPAISDLQLPKLKFIPPVPLGDSVNPINNSKFTGIVPLGREISELKTPIKALMARYRFLTPGIFFMDLQTGDYFSFNGDKAFSAASTIKYPILIALFQEVDAGRIKLGETLIMRRKHVAGGSGDMQYQRVGTKLSLLQTATKMMTISDNTATNMIIDRLGGASKLNQKFRTWGLQSTVIHNMLGDFKGTNKTSAKDLVRLSALVTNNQLISGTSQSQVLGIMIRCHNKSLLPSGLGSGANIAHKTGTLRFVLGDAGIIETPSGKRYLAGIFVRRPNNDIRARDFIRQVSRVMYGYFDRTKISNLP; encoded by the coding sequence ATGAAACTACGCTGGTTGTTACTGAGTTTTACAAGTATTCTTTTACTATCATCCCCAGCAAAAGCGAATCCCAACACAAATCAAGTTGGCAATGTAAATGACTGGAGTGCAAATCAACCAGCTATTTCTGATTTACAACTCCCAAAACTGAAATTTATTCCTCCGGTTCCTCTGGGAGATTCTGTCAACCCTATAAATAATTCTAAATTCACTGGTATAGTTCCTCTGGGACGCGAGATATCAGAACTAAAAACTCCTATTAAAGCATTAATGGCTCGTTATAGATTCCTCACCCCCGGAATCTTTTTTATGGACTTACAAACAGGGGATTATTTTAGTTTTAACGGTGATAAAGCTTTTTCTGCCGCAAGCACAATTAAGTATCCAATTTTGATTGCTTTGTTTCAGGAAGTAGATGCAGGAAGAATCAAACTAGGTGAAACTTTGATAATGCGACGGAAACATGTCGCTGGTGGTTCTGGAGATATGCAGTATCAACGAGTGGGAACTAAGCTGAGTCTCTTGCAAACTGCAACCAAGATGATGACGATTAGTGATAATACTGCTACAAATATGATTATCGATCGATTAGGTGGTGCATCTAAATTAAATCAAAAGTTTCGCACTTGGGGATTACAAAGTACTGTGATTCACAATATGCTTGGAGACTTTAAAGGAACTAATAAAACTAGTGCAAAAGACTTGGTACGACTGTCAGCATTGGTTACAAATAATCAGTTAATTTCTGGTACAAGTCAATCCCAAGTTTTGGGTATTATGATTCGTTGTCACAATAAAAGTTTGCTCCCATCTGGCTTAGGTTCTGGTGCAAATATTGCTCATAAAACAGGTACTCTCCGATTTGTATTAGGTGATGCGGGTATCATTGAAACGCCATCAGGTAAGCGTTATTTAGCAGGAATTTTCGTGCGTAGACCGAATAATGACATTAGGGCTAGGGATTTTATTCGTCAAGTTTCTCGGGTAATGTATGGCTACTTCGATCGGACAAAAATCAGTAATCTACCCTAA
- a CDS encoding WD40 repeat domain-containing protein yields the protein MDWISLLKAQQTDFLQRVKKPKTYDLSLLESQVKGCHTEIMAFWGEPLARLQELSRQQAEVIAKNPPPIPPEYPEPPDWTIPFPKYFQQQAQDYLLRELIVDRVITERLGKLVKKVSQDTLQNMVLDDEGSLCGESKFSYVLKDNPQLSVQVYVADGESFNGIKKDKIKWSVTQEDLKNHQVLIFLCLFYPSTGQLGYERQSIITGFLPADQIELTETKLYINPSNLLYAGGVSWYLESLVGKKDTSPVINDRAIADTIQTLPSEHCLKEVIGDWECWQTLQGHNRGINCLAFSSGCKNGKALPILASGSRGETKLWDLSKGELIDTLSEYPWVISGLVDEVNSLAFSSDGQTLVSCGADSTIKLWHVGALDLIDILHKHNGVVRCAAFTPDGRMLATGGDDRKILFWDLMQRQVAIALSLDDTAAHSLVLSRDGETLVTGSYRKIKVWRTLPQTGIKSLKDAEPLHTLMGHSHIVRSLAISADGRILVSGSWDQTIKIWQLETGELLHTLKGHRDRVYAIALSPDGQIIASGSADKTIKLWHLQTGELLGTFTGHGNIVTALAFTASGEMLVSGSLDKTIKIWQRS from the coding sequence CTCAACAAACTGACTTCCTTCAACGTGTGAAGAAACCTAAAACTTATGACTTATCTTTACTGGAAAGTCAAGTCAAAGGTTGTCACACTGAAATTATGGCTTTTTGGGGCGAACCATTGGCTAGACTCCAAGAACTTTCTCGCCAACAAGCAGAAGTTATCGCCAAAAATCCACCGCCGATACCGCCTGAATATCCTGAGCCTCCCGACTGGACGATACCTTTTCCCAAATACTTCCAGCAACAAGCCCAAGATTATCTTTTGCGGGAATTAATCGTCGATAGGGTGATAACTGAACGTTTGGGGAAGTTGGTGAAAAAGGTATCACAAGATACTTTGCAAAATATGGTTTTAGATGATGAAGGAAGTTTGTGTGGCGAAAGCAAATTTTCTTATGTATTAAAAGATAACCCTCAGCTAAGTGTTCAAGTTTATGTTGCTGATGGAGAAAGTTTTAATGGTATTAAGAAAGACAAAATTAAGTGGTCGGTTACTCAAGAAGATTTAAAAAATCACCAAGTATTAATTTTTCTCTGTTTGTTTTATCCATCTACAGGTCAGTTAGGATACGAAAGACAAAGTATAATTACAGGCTTTTTACCTGCCGATCAAATTGAACTTACTGAAACAAAACTCTACATTAATCCGAGTAACTTGTTATATGCCGGGGGGGTGAGTTGGTATTTAGAATCACTTGTTGGTAAAAAAGACACGTCGCCAGTTATTAACGATCGGGCGATCGCAGATACAATACAGACTTTACCATCAGAGCATTGCCTTAAGGAGGTAATCGGTGACTGGGAATGCTGGCAAACTTTGCAAGGACACAACAGAGGTATTAATTGTCTAGCTTTTAGTTCTGGGTGTAAGAATGGTAAAGCCTTACCCATATTGGCAAGTGGTAGTCGGGGAGAGACGAAGCTCTGGGATTTAAGCAAAGGTGAATTAATAGATACATTATCAGAGTATCCTTGGGTGATATCTGGGCTAGTGGATGAAGTGAATTCCCTAGCTTTTAGTTCAGATGGACAGACTTTAGTGAGTTGCGGTGCAGATTCCACAATTAAACTTTGGCACGTAGGTGCTTTAGACTTGATAGATATTTTGCACAAACATAATGGAGTAGTGCGGTGTGCTGCCTTTACCCCAGATGGGAGAATGTTAGCTACAGGCGGAGATGACAGAAAAATTCTGTTTTGGGATTTAATGCAACGTCAGGTTGCGATCGCACTTTCTCTAGATGATACAGCTGCTCATTCCCTGGTTTTGAGTCGAGACGGGGAAACTTTAGTTACAGGTAGCTATCGCAAAATCAAAGTTTGGCGCACCTTACCCCAGACGGGGATAAAAAGTTTAAAGGACGCAGAACCACTGCATACCCTCATGGGTCATTCTCACATCGTTCGTTCCTTGGCGATTAGTGCAGATGGTAGAATACTCGTCAGTGGTAGCTGGGATCAAACGATTAAAATTTGGCAATTGGAGACTGGGGAATTACTGCATACTCTGAAAGGACATAGAGATAGAGTATATGCGATCGCACTAAGTCCCGATGGACAAATTATCGCCAGTGGTAGTGCCGATAAAACCATCAAATTATGGCATTTACAAACCGGGGAATTGCTAGGTACGTTTACAGGTCATGGGAATATAGTCACAGCATTAGCTTTCACAGCTTCCGGCGAGATGTTGGTTAGCGGGAGTTTGGATAAGACGATTAAAATTTGGCAACGCAGTTGA
- a CDS encoding Uma2 family endonuclease — protein MAIAIQPKLTLDEFLKLPETEPASDFINGKIIQKPMPQGEHSRLQAKFCNVINNVTESQKIAYAFSELRCTFGGASIVPDVSVFRWDRIPKTQSGRIVNRFEIHPDWAIEILSPDQRLKKVLSKLLHCSRNGTELGWLINPEDESVLGIFPGQRVELYEATDKLPILEGIELELTGEQVFGWLSLT, from the coding sequence ATGGCGATCGCAATTCAACCTAAACTAACTTTAGATGAGTTCCTCAAACTGCCGGAAACTGAACCAGCATCAGATTTTATCAACGGGAAAATCATTCAAAAACCAATGCCTCAAGGTGAACATAGCCGACTACAGGCTAAATTTTGTAATGTCATTAATAACGTAACTGAAAGCCAAAAAATTGCTTACGCTTTCTCAGAACTACGTTGTACCTTTGGCGGTGCTTCTATTGTCCCTGATGTCTCTGTGTTTCGCTGGGACAGAATTCCTAAAACTCAATCTGGCAGAATTGTAAATCGCTTTGAAATTCATCCCGACTGGGCAATTGAGATTCTTTCCCCAGACCAAAGGTTAAAAAAAGTGTTGAGTAAATTATTGCATTGTTCGCGCAATGGTACTGAACTAGGCTGGTTAATCAACCCTGAAGATGAAAGTGTGCTGGGGATTTTTCCTGGACAGCGAGTGGAATTATACGAAGCTACCGATAAATTACCCATCCTGGAGGGTATTGAGTTGGAATTGACTGGAGAACAAGTTTTTGGTTGGCTGAGTTTGACGTAA
- a CDS encoding ADP-ribosylglycohydrolase family protein: MLLELAIADAYGAGFEYADEAIVNNDLSRYVQHPRFRLIPGSYTDDTQMSIAIAEVIVSQAPWTPEVLAHSFVRAFKRDEREGYSRNFYHFLGEIQDGEEFLSKINPDSDKSGGAMRAAPIGIYATPEKVIEAATIQAAITHNTPDGINAAVAAALMSHYFIYRLGAKRKLGKFLKGYVSGEWNKPWEGKVKSKGWMSVRAAITAVMRNDSMSELLQDCIAFTGDVDTVAAIALAAGSCSEEITQDIPNHLVTGLENGAYGRDYLIDLDKQLMQLKSVP, translated from the coding sequence ATGCTGCTAGAGTTAGCAATTGCAGATGCTTACGGTGCAGGTTTTGAATATGCTGACGAAGCAATCGTTAACAACGATTTGAGTCGATACGTTCAACATCCCCGTTTTCGACTCATTCCTGGCAGCTATACCGATGACACCCAGATGAGCATTGCCATTGCGGAAGTGATTGTTTCTCAAGCACCGTGGACACCAGAAGTTTTAGCCCATAGCTTTGTTAGAGCTTTTAAACGCGATGAGAGAGAAGGGTATTCTCGAAACTTCTACCATTTTCTGGGAGAAATTCAGGATGGGGAAGAATTTTTAAGCAAAATTAACCCTGATAGCGACAAAAGTGGGGGTGCAATGCGTGCAGCACCCATTGGCATCTATGCCACACCAGAAAAAGTAATTGAAGCGGCAACAATTCAAGCGGCAATTACCCACAATACACCCGATGGGATCAATGCTGCCGTTGCCGCCGCCCTAATGTCGCATTACTTTATCTATCGATTGGGAGCAAAACGCAAATTAGGAAAGTTTCTTAAAGGTTATGTATCTGGAGAATGGAATAAGCCGTGGGAAGGTAAAGTAAAGTCTAAAGGCTGGATGAGTGTCAGGGCAGCGATTACTGCGGTAATGCGAAATGACAGTATGAGCGAACTTTTACAAGATTGTATCGCTTTTACTGGAGATGTAGATACAGTAGCTGCGATCGCTTTGGCTGCTGGTTCTTGTAGCGAAGAAATTACACAAGACATTCCCAATCATCTCGTTACAGGGTTGGAAAATGGAGCTTACGGTAGAGATTATCTCATCGACTTGGATAAGCAGCTGATGCAGCTTAAATCAGTTCCCTAA
- a CDS encoding NUDIX hydrolase: protein MPLGRELPQLLRQRLFHKGRKFDFEVNRLRLPNKSEGEWECIRHPGGALAVPVTPEGKLVLVRQYRFAIQGRILEFPAGTLEAKEEPLETIQREIEEETGYTAKKWDKLGEFFLAPGYSDEIIYAFLARDLEKLETPPEQDADEDIETVFLTPEELEKAILEGEPVDAKSISSFFLARPFLV, encoded by the coding sequence ATGCCATTAGGTAGAGAATTACCACAACTACTAAGACAACGCCTATTTCATAAAGGACGCAAGTTTGATTTTGAAGTCAATCGCTTGCGTTTGCCTAATAAATCGGAAGGAGAATGGGAATGTATTCGTCACCCTGGTGGCGCTCTCGCTGTACCGGTGACACCAGAAGGTAAACTTGTACTGGTGCGCCAGTATCGTTTTGCAATTCAGGGACGGATATTAGAATTTCCGGCAGGAACTTTGGAAGCAAAGGAAGAACCTTTGGAGACAATACAGCGCGAAATCGAAGAAGAAACTGGGTATACTGCCAAAAAATGGGACAAATTAGGTGAATTTTTCCTAGCGCCTGGTTATTCTGATGAAATTATCTATGCTTTTCTGGCGCGAGATTTAGAAAAGCTGGAGACACCACCAGAACAAGATGCAGACGAGGATATCGAAACCGTGTTTTTGACTCCCGAAGAATTAGAGAAAGCGATTCTGGAGGGAGAACCAGTAGATGCTAAATCAATTTCTAGCTTTTTTCTGGCGCGTCCATTTTTAGTTTAA
- a CDS encoding sulfurtransferase translates to MNTKLLISPQELTSLLAEKSSQAVIIDTRTPEDYAISHIPTSINIRDFFTYLLENSSPAGLKELQEYFAEIMSKLGISGVERLIVYEDSLNKGYGQSCRAAFLLKYLGCTQVSILQGGYRAWLTEGLPTTDEVPLPESSIFRLHPNADMMVTTADMLQAVTNPAIIKLDVRDRNEWFGLSSSPYHADFCPRKGRIPNSVWLEWHRLMNSESEIPTFRSPSEILEICQSVGITSESIVYVYCFKGSRAANTLIALEEAGISARNYFGSWNEWSRDFSLPIDSRVIQPTES, encoded by the coding sequence GTGAATACAAAACTCCTCATTTCTCCTCAAGAACTCACGTCCCTGTTAGCAGAAAAGTCATCACAGGCTGTCATTATCGATACGCGAACTCCCGAAGACTATGCTATTTCTCATATCCCTACATCCATAAATATTAGAGATTTTTTCACCTATCTTTTAGAGAATTCTTCCCCAGCAGGATTAAAGGAATTACAAGAGTATTTTGCAGAAATTATGAGCAAGCTGGGAATATCGGGTGTAGAACGATTAATTGTGTATGAAGATAGTCTAAATAAAGGTTATGGTCAATCTTGTCGAGCAGCTTTCTTACTGAAGTATTTGGGTTGCACTCAGGTATCTATTTTACAGGGAGGATATAGAGCGTGGCTGACAGAAGGATTGCCTACTACCGATGAAGTACCATTACCTGAAAGCAGCATATTTAGATTGCATCCCAATGCTGACATGATGGTGACTACTGCCGATATGTTGCAAGCAGTTACCAATCCAGCAATTATAAAATTAGATGTGCGCGATCGCAATGAATGGTTTGGACTGAGTTCTTCTCCCTACCATGCTGATTTTTGTCCTCGCAAAGGTAGAATCCCTAACTCAGTATGGTTAGAATGGCATCGGCTGATGAATTCGGAATCGGAAATCCCTACATTCCGTTCGCCAAGTGAAATTCTCGAAATTTGTCAGTCTGTAGGTATTACTTCAGAGTCTATTGTATACGTTTACTGCTTTAAGGGTTCAAGGGCTGCTAATACATTGATAGCCCTTGAAGAGGCGGGAATTTCTGCCAGAAATTATTTTGGCTCGTGGAATGAATGGTCGCGTGATTTCTCACTACCGATTGATAGTAGAGTTATCCAACCAACAGAAAGTTAG
- a CDS encoding AI-2E family transporter, protein MNLGQWIGLIAILLSLYILWQIREVLLLMFAAVVLATTLNRLAKRFQRFGMKRGFAVLLAVAIFFAGVVGFFWLIVPPFAQQFQELTYQVPKGFGRFNSWLDALRTRIPDQLVSYIPDINSLIQQVQPFVNRLLGNSFAFVSGSLEVVLKILLVLVLTGMMLADPLAYRKVFVRLFPSFYRRRVDGILDQCEVSLEGWITGAFIAICVVGVMSFIGLLILHVKAALALAVLAGFFNLIPNLGPTMSVIPAMAIAFLDEPWKAIAVLILYFIIQQVESNFITPVVMAHQVSLLPAITLIAQLFFVTFFGFLGLFLALPLTVVAKIWLQEVLIKDVLDEWGNNHNKETELVIISESARVDDNWTADSPNVNREPSIDDDIVQKGD, encoded by the coding sequence GTGAACCTCGGTCAATGGATCGGCTTAATCGCCATACTTCTTTCTTTATACATCCTGTGGCAAATTCGGGAAGTGCTTTTGCTGATGTTTGCCGCAGTTGTCTTAGCCACCACCTTAAATCGGCTAGCAAAACGCTTTCAACGCTTTGGAATGAAGCGTGGATTCGCTGTACTCCTAGCAGTAGCTATCTTTTTCGCAGGTGTTGTGGGTTTTTTCTGGCTAATTGTGCCGCCATTTGCCCAGCAGTTTCAAGAACTAACCTATCAAGTTCCTAAAGGGTTTGGGCGCTTTAATAGTTGGCTTGATGCCCTGAGAACTCGTATTCCTGACCAGTTAGTTTCATATATCCCAGATATCAACAGTCTCATCCAACAAGTACAACCCTTCGTCAATCGCTTGCTGGGAAACTCTTTTGCCTTTGTATCTGGCTCTTTGGAAGTCGTCCTCAAGATTTTGCTAGTGTTGGTTTTAACAGGAATGATGTTAGCCGATCCCCTAGCTTACCGGAAAGTATTTGTGCGGCTTTTCCCCTCATTTTATCGACGACGGGTAGATGGGATTTTAGATCAATGTGAAGTCTCCTTGGAGGGATGGATTACAGGCGCTTTCATTGCCATCTGTGTAGTGGGGGTGATGAGTTTTATTGGCTTATTAATTTTGCATGTCAAGGCAGCACTAGCTTTAGCGGTTTTAGCGGGATTTTTTAACTTAATTCCCAACCTGGGGCCAACGATGAGTGTAATCCCAGCAATGGCGATCGCTTTCTTAGATGAACCTTGGAAAGCGATCGCTGTTTTGATTCTCTACTTTATCATTCAACAGGTTGAGAGCAATTTCATTACGCCCGTCGTGATGGCGCATCAAGTCTCATTGCTACCCGCCATAACCTTAATTGCCCAGCTATTTTTCGTCACTTTCTTTGGCTTTTTAGGATTATTTCTAGCGCTACCCCTGACTGTTGTCGCTAAGATTTGGTTGCAAGAAGTGTTAATTAAAGATGTTTTAGATGAATGGGGAAATAATCATAACAAAGAGACTGAGTTGGTGATAATTTCTGAATCTGCGAGAGTCGATGATAATTGGACAGCAGATAGTCCCAATGTGAATCGGGAGCCATCGATTGATGATGATATCGTGCAAAAAGGAGATTAA